In Agromyces sp. G08B096, a genomic segment contains:
- a CDS encoding response regulator transcription factor — protein MSDPRDPFPPDPVRVGLVDDQALVRTGFRLVLEAQPGIRVVGEAGDGRAALELVESADIDVLLMDVRMPGMDGIAATAELSARHPGTRIIVLTTFDLDEYAFAALRAGASGFLLKDVRPPELVSAIRTVHAGEATLSARITRRMLELFAAELPAHRADPGAPDPAGDGAAAPSTPLDALTAREREILLGIAEGLNNTELAERFFLSESTVKTHVGRVLQKLGARDRVQLVILAYELGLRPGSD, from the coding sequence ATGAGCGACCCCCGCGACCCCTTCCCGCCCGACCCGGTCCGGGTGGGGCTCGTCGACGACCAGGCCCTCGTGCGCACCGGCTTCCGCCTCGTGCTCGAGGCCCAACCCGGCATCCGGGTCGTCGGTGAGGCGGGCGACGGCCGTGCGGCACTCGAGCTCGTCGAATCCGCCGACATCGACGTGCTCCTCATGGACGTACGCATGCCCGGCATGGACGGCATCGCCGCGACGGCGGAGCTCAGCGCGAGGCATCCCGGCACCCGCATCATCGTCCTCACGACCTTCGACCTCGACGAGTACGCCTTCGCCGCGCTGCGAGCCGGCGCGAGCGGATTCCTGCTGAAGGACGTCCGCCCGCCCGAGCTCGTCTCCGCGATCCGCACCGTGCACGCCGGGGAGGCGACACTGTCGGCGCGGATCACCCGGCGCATGCTCGAGCTGTTCGCCGCCGAGCTGCCGGCGCACCGGGCCGACCCAGGCGCCCCCGATCCTGCCGGCGACGGGGCGGCCGCGCCGTCGACGCCGCTCGACGCGCTCACGGCCCGCGAACGCGAGATCCTCCTCGGGATCGCCGAGGGACTCAACAACACCGAGCTCGCCGAGCGGTTCTTCCTCTCGGAATCGACCGTCAAGACCCACGTCGGTCGCGTGCTGCAGAAGCTCGGCGCACGCGACCGGGTGCAGCTCGTCATCCTCGCGTACGAACTCGGCCTGCGGCCGGGATCCGACTAG
- a CDS encoding ABC transporter permease, whose amino-acid sequence MTTITPAGTHPSQGARATRLTFGGVLRSEWIKLRSLRSTVWSYVLVIAISLGMALLMSFSILNGMNGGMDLQSAPTEQQHELVLQSATFGVYFGQLVVGVLGVLVISGEYTTGMIRSTLTAVPRRLPALAAKAVVLFAATFLVGLIADLAAYVTSTVVFGTDLELFDADTLLTLAGGALYLALVAVFALGVGTVIRSSAGGIAAVLGLLLLLPTVLQLIPADWSHDAIPYLLSSSGMTMFTAIGADDAEIVGPNAWQSLLVVLAWVGASLAGAATALTRRDA is encoded by the coding sequence ATGACCACCATCACGCCCGCCGGGACGCACCCCTCGCAGGGTGCCCGCGCCACGCGACTCACCTTCGGCGGCGTGCTGCGCTCCGAGTGGATCAAGCTCCGGAGCCTCCGCTCGACCGTCTGGTCGTACGTGCTCGTCATCGCCATCTCGCTCGGCATGGCCCTGCTGATGTCGTTCAGCATCCTGAACGGCATGAACGGCGGCATGGACCTCCAGAGCGCCCCGACCGAGCAGCAGCACGAGCTCGTCCTGCAGTCCGCGACGTTCGGCGTCTACTTCGGCCAGCTCGTCGTTGGCGTGCTCGGGGTGCTCGTGATCAGCGGCGAGTACACGACCGGGATGATCCGCTCCACGCTCACCGCCGTACCGCGGCGGCTGCCCGCCCTCGCGGCGAAGGCGGTCGTGCTCTTCGCCGCGACCTTCCTGGTCGGGCTGATCGCGGACCTCGCCGCCTACGTCACGTCGACGGTCGTGTTCGGGACGGACCTCGAGCTGTTCGACGCGGACACGCTGCTCACGCTTGCGGGCGGCGCCCTCTACCTCGCACTCGTCGCGGTGTTCGCCCTCGGCGTCGGCACCGTGATCCGGTCGAGCGCCGGCGGCATCGCGGCGGTCCTCGGCCTGCTGCTGCTCCTGCCGACGGTGCTCCAGCTCATTCCGGCCGACTGGTCGCACGACGCCATCCCCTACCTGCTCTCCTCGTCGGGGATGACGATGTTCACCGCGATCGGGGCGGACGACGCCGAGATCGTGGGCCCGAACGCGTGGCAGAGCCTCCTCGTCGTGCTGGCCTGGGTCGGCGCCTCGCTCGCTGGCGCCGCGACGGCGCTCACGCGGAGGGACGCGTAG
- a CDS encoding ATP-binding cassette domain-containing protein has translation MITATALTKRYGAKTAVDDVTFTVRPGQVTGFLGPNGAGKSTTMRMIVGLDRPTSGTVSVGGRPYAQSRAPLHEVGALLDAKAVHTGRTAENHLLAMAATHGIGARRVREVIELTGLESVARKRVGGFSLGMGQRLGIAAAMLGDPATLILDEPVNGLDPEGVLWVRRFVRHLASEGRTVFLSSHLMSEMAQTADHLIVLGRGRIIADAPMADIVAGGTLPRVRVRSPHASQLAELLAAPEVAVIRSEAGVLEVTGVEAAGIGDLAAANGLAIHELTPQNASLEEAYMALTADAVEYRTEAVR, from the coding sequence ATGATCACCGCAACCGCGCTCACCAAGCGCTACGGCGCGAAGACCGCCGTCGATGACGTCACCTTCACGGTCCGGCCCGGCCAGGTGACCGGGTTCCTCGGACCGAACGGCGCCGGCAAGTCGACCACGATGCGCATGATCGTCGGCCTCGACCGTCCGACCTCGGGGACGGTCTCGGTCGGCGGCCGCCCGTACGCCCAGTCGCGCGCGCCGCTGCACGAGGTCGGCGCGCTGCTCGACGCGAAGGCCGTGCACACCGGCCGGACCGCCGAGAACCACCTGCTCGCCATGGCGGCCACGCACGGCATCGGCGCGCGCCGGGTGCGCGAGGTCATCGAGCTGACCGGCCTCGAATCGGTCGCACGCAAGCGCGTCGGCGGGTTCTCGCTCGGCATGGGCCAGCGACTCGGCATCGCCGCCGCGATGCTCGGCGATCCGGCCACGCTCATCCTCGACGAGCCGGTGAACGGGCTCGACCCCGAGGGCGTGCTGTGGGTCCGCCGCTTCGTGCGCCACCTCGCGAGCGAGGGCCGCACCGTCTTCCTCTCCTCGCACCTCATGAGCGAGATGGCCCAGACCGCCGACCACCTCATCGTGCTCGGGCGGGGCCGGATCATCGCGGACGCGCCCATGGCCGACATCGTGGCGGGCGGCACGCTCCCCCGGGTCCGCGTGCGTTCGCCGCACGCGTCGCAGCTGGCAGAGCTGCTGGCGGCCCCCGAGGTCGCCGTGATCCGTTCCGAGGCCGGCGTCCTCGAAGTGACCGGCGTCGAAGCCGCCGGCATCGGCGACCTCGCGGCGGCGAACGGCCTCGCGATCCACGAACTCACCCCGCAGAACGCGTCGCTCGAGGAGGCCTACATGGCCCTCACCGCCGACGCCGTCGAATACCGTACGGAGGCCGTCCGATGA
- the pepN gene encoding aminopeptidase N, giving the protein MPAADLTRVEAEERAAIVGSPSYDVALDLTGDGGTFRSETTVRFTGVDGASTFIEACTEEVHEVVLNGRALDAASVSDGTRIRLDGLAAENELRVVSTNAYTNTGEGLHRFVDPVDGETYLYTEFAVAEANRVYAVFDQPDLKAGVRFTITAPAAWTVLSNAPSPEPVAVPGTDPHAVWAFETGPVISSYIVAIIAGPYASWHEEAVSEDGRRVPLGLFTRRSLAQYAEPDVMFDLVRRGLEFYEGAFGVPYPYGKYDQIFVPEYNWGAMENVGAVTFNESYLFRSRVSDARREQRAIVVLHELSHMWFGNSVTMKWWNDVWLNESFATWASTLATSRVTEFTGVWATFASDEKTHAAEQDQLPSTHPIVAEIRSLSDVEVNFDAITYDKGASVLKQLVAWVGLEAFQRGVGAYLAANAGGNATLADLLHELELASGRELSTWSALWLETAGVNTLRLVIETDAGADPADEAPATITAARLEQTASPEHPTLRPHRLAIGGYDVVDGRLIRTQRVELDIDGASTEVPGLVGHHVPDLLLVNDDDLTYAKVRLDERSFGTAIERLAEIGDPVARAVILGSAWDAVRDAELPATDFVRLVLRSVGHETQSSARGLALSRLELALARYVAEEHRAEVSADAGDAIWAQAGLAVPGSDAQLQFAKAFTRIASTAAHADVLGGLLDGQAPLEGLELDLDLRWEVVIARAALGAGDDAEIDETLARDDTAKGRQLAETARAARPDEQVKTAAWRRVATDASLSNDLARAIADGWRRAEPATLLVPTVDDYFAMLQTVWAERSFTMASLIVRRLFPSPLVDERLAARARAWLDANDGPAPLVRLVSEELSELERALAARELDARALAELPADGQ; this is encoded by the coding sequence ATGCCTGCTGCCGACCTCACCCGCGTCGAAGCCGAGGAGCGCGCGGCGATCGTCGGCTCCCCGAGCTACGACGTCGCGCTCGACCTCACGGGCGACGGCGGCACCTTCCGCAGCGAGACGACGGTCCGGTTCACCGGTGTCGACGGCGCCTCGACGTTCATCGAGGCGTGCACCGAGGAGGTGCACGAGGTCGTGCTGAACGGCCGGGCCCTCGACGCGGCATCCGTCAGCGACGGCACGCGCATCCGTCTCGACGGGCTCGCCGCCGAGAACGAGCTCCGAGTCGTCTCGACGAACGCGTACACGAACACCGGCGAGGGCCTGCACCGCTTCGTCGACCCGGTCGACGGCGAGACCTACCTCTACACGGAGTTCGCGGTCGCGGAGGCGAACCGGGTGTACGCCGTGTTCGACCAGCCCGACCTCAAGGCCGGCGTCCGGTTCACGATCACGGCGCCCGCGGCGTGGACGGTGCTGAGCAACGCGCCGAGCCCCGAGCCGGTCGCCGTGCCGGGCACCGACCCGCACGCGGTCTGGGCCTTCGAGACGGGCCCCGTCATCTCGAGCTACATCGTCGCCATCATCGCCGGGCCGTACGCCTCCTGGCACGAGGAGGCGGTGAGCGAAGACGGCCGCCGGGTGCCGCTCGGGCTCTTCACGCGCCGATCGCTCGCGCAGTACGCCGAGCCCGACGTCATGTTCGACCTCGTTCGTCGCGGGCTCGAGTTCTACGAGGGCGCCTTCGGCGTGCCCTACCCCTACGGCAAGTACGACCAGATCTTCGTGCCCGAGTACAACTGGGGCGCCATGGAGAACGTCGGCGCCGTGACCTTCAACGAGTCGTATCTGTTCCGCTCGCGCGTCTCCGACGCGAGGCGCGAGCAGCGCGCGATCGTCGTGCTGCACGAGCTCAGCCACATGTGGTTCGGCAACTCCGTGACTATGAAGTGGTGGAACGACGTCTGGCTGAACGAGTCGTTCGCCACCTGGGCCTCGACCCTCGCGACGTCGCGGGTGACCGAGTTCACCGGCGTCTGGGCCACGTTCGCCAGCGACGAGAAGACGCACGCGGCCGAGCAGGACCAGCTGCCCTCGACGCATCCGATCGTCGCCGAGATCCGCTCGCTCTCAGACGTCGAGGTGAACTTCGACGCGATCACCTACGACAAGGGCGCGTCGGTGCTGAAGCAGCTCGTGGCGTGGGTCGGGCTCGAGGCGTTCCAGCGCGGCGTCGGCGCGTACCTCGCCGCGAACGCGGGCGGCAACGCGACGCTCGCCGACCTGCTCCACGAGCTCGAGCTCGCGTCCGGACGCGAGCTGTCGACCTGGTCGGCGCTGTGGCTGGAGACCGCGGGCGTCAACACGCTGCGGCTCGTGATCGAGACGGATGCCGGGGCGGACCCCGCCGACGAGGCACCGGCCACGATCACCGCCGCGCGCCTCGAGCAGACCGCGAGCCCGGAGCATCCCACCCTTCGCCCGCACCGGCTCGCGATCGGCGGCTACGACGTCGTCGACGGCCGGCTGATCCGCACGCAGCGCGTCGAGCTCGACATCGACGGCGCCTCGACCGAGGTGCCCGGCCTCGTCGGCCACCACGTGCCCGACCTGCTGCTCGTGAACGACGACGACCTCACGTACGCGAAGGTGCGCCTCGACGAGCGCTCGTTCGGCACCGCGATCGAACGCCTGGCCGAGATCGGCGACCCCGTCGCCCGGGCCGTCATCCTCGGCTCCGCCTGGGACGCCGTGCGCGACGCCGAGCTGCCGGCGACCGACTTCGTGCGCCTCGTGCTCCGCAGCGTCGGGCACGAGACCCAGTCCTCCGCCCGCGGCCTCGCGCTGTCCCGGCTCGAACTCGCGCTCGCGCGCTACGTCGCCGAGGAGCACCGCGCGGAGGTCTCCGCCGACGCGGGCGACGCGATCTGGGCGCAGGCCGGCCTCGCCGTCCCCGGCTCGGACGCGCAGCTGCAGTTCGCGAAGGCGTTCACCCGCATCGCCTCGACGGCTGCGCACGCCGACGTCCTGGGCGGACTCCTCGACGGTCAGGCGCCGCTCGAGGGGCTCGAGCTCGACCTCGACCTCCGCTGGGAGGTCGTGATCGCGCGTGCCGCGCTGGGCGCCGGCGACGACGCCGAGATCGACGAGACGCTCGCGCGCGACGACACCGCGAAGGGCCGCCAGCTCGCCGAGACGGCGCGCGCGGCCCGGCCCGACGAGCAGGTGAAGACCGCGGCGTGGCGACGCGTCGCGACGGATGCCTCGCTCTCCAACGATCTGGCGCGCGCCATCGCCGACGGCTGGCGGCGCGCCGAGCCCGCGACGCTGCTCGTGCCGACCGTCGACGACTACTTCGCCATGCTGCAGACGGTGTGGGCGGAGCGGAGCTTCACGATGGCCTCCCTCATCGTGCGGCGGCTCTTCCCCTCGCCGCTCGTCGACGAGCGCCTCGCCGCCCGGGCACGGGCCTGGCTCGACGCGAACGACGGGCCCGCCCCGCTCGTGCGCCTGGTCTCCGAGGAGCTGTCCGAGCTCGAGCGCGCCCTCGCCGCACGCGAGCTCGACGCCCGCGCACTCGCGGAGCTCCCAGCCGACGGTCAGTAG
- a CDS encoding mechanosensitive ion channel domain-containing protein, which yields MRLDTPPDETTPLSPDFWALLGTWWADNWGILLGKTIAVVVIVAIALIIRWGLHFVIERVVQQIVSGVKKKQDVTDTQALQASPLATVRLVQRTRTLGSVLTNVVNVTLFIIVVLMIVNVIDPSILGSFALLSAAIGAGLGFGAQNIVKDALNGIFMVVEDQLGVGDVVDLGPATGIVEEVKIRVTKVRDVNGTLWFVRNGEILRVGNMSQGWARVILDIAVPYDADIEAVEAELLKTATELAQSPKWRSRIMEKPEIWGLESISAEAMVIRVVLKVRTSSKDDVARELRVRIKHALDAMDVKLPSLNAVVLSGFEGATRVKGAKPPKTSPNQVVGAPGAAGDGGTPSKKPRAPRAPKTPPTGGTA from the coding sequence ATGCGACTCGACACCCCGCCCGACGAGACGACACCCCTGAGCCCCGACTTCTGGGCTCTCCTCGGCACCTGGTGGGCCGACAACTGGGGCATCCTGCTCGGCAAGACGATCGCCGTCGTCGTGATCGTCGCGATCGCGCTGATCATCAGGTGGGGCCTGCACTTCGTCATCGAACGCGTGGTGCAGCAGATCGTCTCAGGGGTGAAGAAGAAGCAGGACGTCACCGACACCCAGGCCCTGCAGGCGTCGCCGCTCGCGACCGTGCGCCTCGTGCAGCGCACGCGCACCCTCGGCAGCGTGCTCACGAACGTCGTGAACGTGACGCTGTTCATCATCGTCGTGCTGATGATCGTGAACGTCATCGACCCGTCGATCCTCGGCTCGTTCGCCCTGCTGTCGGCCGCGATCGGCGCGGGCCTCGGCTTCGGCGCCCAGAACATCGTGAAAGATGCCCTGAACGGCATCTTCATGGTCGTCGAAGACCAGCTCGGCGTGGGTGACGTCGTCGACCTCGGCCCCGCCACCGGCATCGTCGAAGAGGTGAAGATCCGGGTCACGAAGGTGCGCGACGTGAACGGCACCCTCTGGTTCGTCCGGAACGGCGAGATCCTCCGCGTGGGCAACATGTCGCAGGGGTGGGCACGCGTCATCCTCGATATCGCGGTGCCCTACGACGCCGACATCGAGGCGGTCGAAGCGGAGCTGCTGAAGACGGCGACCGAGCTCGCGCAGTCGCCGAAGTGGCGCTCGCGCATCATGGAGAAGCCCGAGATCTGGGGCCTGGAGTCCATTTCGGCCGAGGCGATGGTCATCCGGGTCGTGCTGAAGGTGCGCACCTCCTCGAAGGACGACGTCGCCCGCGAGCTCCGCGTGCGGATCAAGCACGCGCTCGACGCCATGGACGTGAAGCTGCCGAGCCTGAACGCCGTCGTGCTCAGCGGGTTCGAGGGCGCCACGCGCGTGAAGGGCGCGAAGCCGCCGAAGACCTCCCCGAACCAGGTCGTCGGCGCGCCGGGAGCCGCCGGCGACGGCGGCACGCCGTCGAAGAAGCCCCGGGCGCCACGCGCCCCGAAGACCCCGCCCACCGGAGGTACCGCGTGA
- a CDS encoding globin: MPLRGSEHGPALGASFYDQVGGSATFEKLVSEFYRGVADDPVLKPMYPEEDLGPAARRLQLFLEQYWGGPGTYSEERGHPRLRMRHLPFKVNPDARDRWLAHMRAAVDTLDLPPLAEEVLWDYLQRAAFAMVNTFDD, translated from the coding sequence GTGCCGCTCCGCGGCAGCGAGCACGGCCCGGCGCTCGGCGCCTCCTTCTACGACCAGGTGGGCGGCAGCGCGACCTTCGAGAAGCTCGTCTCCGAGTTCTACCGCGGCGTCGCGGACGACCCCGTGTTGAAGCCGATGTACCCCGAGGAGGACCTCGGCCCGGCCGCCCGACGACTCCAGCTCTTCCTCGAGCAGTACTGGGGCGGCCCCGGCACGTACAGCGAAGAGCGCGGCCACCCGCGGCTCCGCATGCGGCACCTGCCGTTCAAGGTCAATCCGGACGCCCGTGACCGGTGGCTCGCGCACATGCGCGCCGCAGTCGATACGCTGGACCTCCCCCCGCTCGCCGAGGAGGTCCTCTGGGACTACCTGCAGCGCGCAGCGTTCGCGATGGTGAACACCTTCGACGACTGA
- a CDS encoding histidine kinase, with protein MTDAPFSPGRPSSAVGGELRLPKPPGVIRQFWARHPRLTDSLIAAAYAIPTFIAAIVMATDSPEPPLWSTLLQLVGIALACAALLLFRRHRPWLVMGVAWAVCFLVVPFSGNDVYPMLFALYGLGTYRSTRSAWVGFAGSVLVATGAAALGAWLATDPAFGRPELSVGPAATASQYTVIMLVATLIGITVGNRRRYLDALIARAHDLARERDQQAQLAAAAERARIARELHDIVSHGLTVMVTLADGSAATASRDPERAAEVMRSVAETGRDALGEMRRMLGVLTEPGATAAELAPQPGLADLPDLVDGFRDAGMPVRLTTAGVADADPALELVVFRVVQEGLTNALRHAPGAHRVDVRIEHSPTGVVVTVEDDSPPKPGHASATRGAGRGLAGLRERLALYGGTLDAGPREGRGWRLRSTLPPHDDSPAASATEHEAHE; from the coding sequence ATGACGGATGCCCCGTTCTCCCCCGGACGCCCCTCGTCGGCGGTCGGGGGAGAACTGCGTCTGCCGAAGCCTCCGGGCGTGATCCGCCAGTTCTGGGCTCGGCATCCGCGACTGACCGATTCCCTGATCGCCGCGGCGTACGCGATCCCGACGTTCATCGCGGCGATCGTGATGGCGACCGACTCCCCGGAGCCGCCGCTCTGGTCGACGCTCCTGCAGCTGGTGGGCATCGCGCTGGCCTGCGCCGCACTGCTGCTCTTCCGCCGCCACCGCCCATGGCTCGTCATGGGCGTCGCCTGGGCGGTGTGCTTCCTCGTCGTCCCCTTCAGCGGCAACGACGTCTATCCGATGCTCTTCGCCCTCTACGGGCTCGGAACGTACCGGTCGACGAGATCCGCGTGGGTCGGGTTCGCCGGTTCGGTGCTCGTCGCGACGGGTGCCGCCGCCCTCGGTGCCTGGCTCGCGACGGATCCGGCGTTCGGCCGCCCCGAGCTCTCCGTCGGCCCGGCGGCGACGGCGTCGCAGTACACCGTGATCATGCTCGTCGCGACGCTCATCGGCATCACGGTCGGCAACCGGCGCCGCTACCTCGACGCGCTCATCGCCCGTGCGCACGACCTCGCCCGCGAGCGCGACCAGCAGGCGCAGCTCGCCGCGGCGGCCGAGCGCGCCCGGATCGCCCGCGAGCTGCACGACATCGTCTCGCACGGCCTCACCGTCATGGTGACCCTCGCCGACGGGTCGGCGGCCACCGCGTCACGCGATCCGGAGCGCGCGGCGGAGGTGATGCGCAGCGTCGCCGAGACCGGCCGGGACGCGCTCGGCGAGATGCGCCGCATGCTCGGCGTGCTGACGGAGCCCGGCGCGACGGCGGCGGAGCTGGCCCCGCAGCCGGGGCTCGCGGACCTCCCCGACCTCGTCGACGGCTTCCGTGACGCCGGGATGCCGGTGCGGCTGACCACGGCGGGCGTCGCCGACGCCGACCCGGCGCTCGAGCTCGTCGTGTTCCGCGTCGTCCAGGAGGGCCTCACGAACGCGCTGCGCCACGCCCCCGGCGCACACCGCGTGGACGTGCGGATCGAGCACTCGCCGACCGGCGTCGTCGTCACGGTCGAAGACGACTCGCCGCCGAAACCGGGGCACGCGTCCGCCACTCGGGGAGCCGGGCGCGGACTCGCCGGACTGCGTGAACGCCTCGCACTGTACGGCGGCACCCTCGACGCCGGGCCCCGCGAAGGCCGCGGGTGGCGGCTGCGGTCGACCTTGCCCCCGCACGACGACTCCCCCGCCGCATCCGCCACCGAGCACGAGGCCCACGAATGA
- the pepN gene encoding aminopeptidase N, whose amino-acid sequence MPGDNLTRIEAEERAALVTVHDYDVVLDVTTGPDVFRSTTTVRFSAKPGASTFIDAITAAVHSVTLNGRELDPAEVSDGIRIQLPELADENELVVVADGRYMHTGEGLHRFVDPVDGEAYLYTQFEVPDSRRMFAVFEQPDLKAAFRFTVTAPAHWEVVSNSPTPEPVDAHEGAKTWAFEPTPRISSYITALIAGPYDVVRDELTSSDGRVIPLGVFSRKSLSQYLDADYIFEKTKQGFEYFEKKFGVPYPFAKYDQLFVPEYNAGAMENAGAVTFTEVYVFRSKVTDAIKERRVVTILHELAHMWFGDLVTMKWWNDLWLNESFAEWASTIATAEATEWHEAWTTFNSMEKSWAYRQDQLPSTHPIVAEIRDLEDVLVNFDGITYAKGGSVLKQLAAWVGIDAFFTGVSAYFTKHAWGNTTLADLLAELETASGRDLSDWSKLWLETAGVNTLRPEIETDDSGTITAFAVLQSAPADYPTIRPHRLAIGFYNLRDGKLVREHRVELDVDGERTEVAELVGVTRPDLVLLNDDDLAYAKIRLDEQSHRVALENLSDIEDPLARALVWSSVWDATRDGESTASDYLELVLGNIASETESTTLRIVLANAQLAASSYVAPAKRADARRTLADGLWALAQAAEPGSDAQFQFVKYFAAVAEAGSHVDELSSLFAGEIALDGLDIDTDLGWELLIALVAAGRAGDDDIDARLAEDNTVTGQESAAHARAAIPTAEAKERAWASLIDVDTATNSVVRTTATGFLRANDPSLLAPFVDRYFGMLETVWEERSYAIAEKLVELLYPAPLANQALVDASRAWLESHPDTPALRRLVIESVAGVERAIAAQERDAQ is encoded by the coding sequence GTGCCTGGAGACAACCTCACCCGCATCGAAGCCGAGGAGCGCGCGGCGCTCGTCACCGTGCACGACTACGACGTCGTGCTCGACGTGACGACCGGTCCCGACGTCTTCCGCTCGACCACGACCGTGCGGTTCTCCGCGAAGCCGGGCGCGTCGACCTTCATCGACGCGATCACCGCCGCGGTGCACTCGGTCACCCTCAACGGGCGCGAGCTCGACCCGGCCGAGGTGAGCGACGGCATCCGCATCCAGCTGCCGGAGCTCGCCGACGAGAACGAGCTCGTCGTCGTCGCCGACGGCCGCTACATGCACACCGGCGAGGGGCTGCACCGGTTCGTCGACCCCGTCGACGGCGAGGCCTACCTCTACACCCAGTTCGAGGTGCCCGACTCGCGGCGCATGTTCGCCGTGTTCGAGCAGCCCGATCTGAAGGCCGCGTTCCGGTTCACGGTGACCGCGCCCGCGCACTGGGAGGTCGTGTCCAACTCCCCCACGCCCGAGCCCGTCGACGCGCACGAGGGCGCCAAGACCTGGGCGTTCGAGCCCACCCCGCGCATCTCGAGCTACATCACCGCGCTCATCGCCGGCCCGTACGACGTCGTCCGCGACGAGCTCACGAGCTCCGACGGCCGGGTCATCCCGCTCGGCGTCTTCAGCCGCAAGAGCCTCTCGCAGTACCTCGACGCCGACTACATCTTCGAGAAGACGAAGCAGGGCTTCGAGTACTTCGAGAAGAAGTTCGGCGTGCCCTACCCGTTCGCGAAGTACGACCAGCTCTTCGTGCCCGAGTACAACGCGGGCGCCATGGAGAACGCCGGCGCCGTCACCTTCACCGAGGTGTACGTCTTCCGCTCCAAGGTCACCGACGCGATCAAGGAGCGCCGCGTCGTCACGATCCTGCACGAGCTGGCCCACATGTGGTTCGGCGACCTCGTGACGATGAAGTGGTGGAACGACCTCTGGCTGAACGAGTCGTTCGCCGAGTGGGCCTCGACCATCGCCACCGCCGAGGCCACCGAGTGGCACGAGGCGTGGACCACGTTCAACTCGATGGAGAAGAGCTGGGCGTACCGCCAGGACCAGCTGCCCTCGACCCACCCCATCGTCGCCGAGATCCGCGACCTCGAAGACGTGCTCGTCAACTTCGACGGCATCACCTACGCCAAGGGCGGCTCGGTGCTGAAGCAGCTGGCCGCCTGGGTGGGCATCGACGCCTTCTTCACGGGCGTCTCCGCGTACTTCACCAAGCACGCGTGGGGCAACACCACGCTCGCCGACCTGCTCGCCGAGCTCGAGACGGCCAGCGGCCGTGACCTCTCCGACTGGTCGAAGCTCTGGCTCGAGACCGCGGGCGTCAACACGCTGCGGCCCGAAATCGAGACGGATGATTCGGGCACGATCACCGCCTTCGCCGTGCTGCAGTCCGCACCGGCCGACTACCCCACGATCCGGCCGCACCGCCTCGCGATCGGCTTCTACAACCTGCGCGACGGCAAGCTCGTGCGCGAGCACCGCGTCGAGCTCGACGTCGACGGCGAGCGCACCGAGGTCGCCGAGCTGGTCGGCGTCACCCGCCCCGACCTCGTGCTGCTGAACGACGACGACCTCGCGTACGCCAAGATCCGGCTCGACGAGCAGTCGCATCGCGTCGCACTGGAGAACCTCTCCGACATCGAGGACCCGCTCGCGCGTGCCCTCGTGTGGAGCTCGGTCTGGGATGCCACGCGCGACGGCGAGTCGACCGCGAGCGACTACCTCGAGCTCGTGCTCGGCAACATCGCCTCCGAGACGGAGTCGACAACCCTCCGCATCGTGCTCGCGAACGCGCAGCTCGCCGCGAGCTCGTACGTTGCGCCCGCCAAGCGCGCCGACGCGCGCCGCACCCTCGCCGACGGCCTCTGGGCGCTCGCCCAGGCGGCCGAGCCGGGCAGCGACGCGCAGTTCCAGTTCGTGAAGTACTTCGCCGCGGTCGCCGAGGCGGGCTCGCACGTCGACGAGCTGTCGTCGCTGTTCGCCGGCGAGATCGCGCTCGACGGGCTCGACATCGACACCGACCTCGGCTGGGAGCTGCTCATCGCGCTCGTGGCCGCCGGCCGCGCCGGCGACGACGACATCGACGCCCGCCTCGCCGAGGACAACACCGTCACGGGGCAGGAGTCGGCCGCGCACGCCCGCGCCGCGATCCCCACGGCCGAGGCGAAGGAGCGGGCCTGGGCGTCGCTCATCGACGTCGACACCGCCACGAACTCGGTCGTGCGGACGACGGCGACCGGCTTCCTCCGCGCCAACGACCCGAGCCTGCTCGCCCCGTTCGTCGACCGCTACTTCGGCATGCTCGAGACCGTGTGGGAGGAGCGCAGCTACGCCATCGCCGAGAAGCTCGTCGAGCTGCTCTACCCGGCGCCGCTCGCGAACCAGGCGCTCGTGGACGCGAGCCGGGCGTGGCTCGAGAGCCACCCCGACACGCCGGCCCTTCGTCGCCTCGTGATCGAGTCGGTCGCGGGCGTCGAGCGCGCGATCGCGGCGCAGGAGCGCGACGCGCAGTAG